A section of the Terriglobales bacterium genome encodes:
- a CDS encoding cation diffusion facilitator family transporter: MQAHMHDRRRNPSQVLKVSLVVTMAYIVLLVISGVRAHSLALLSEAGHNVSDFLALLLSLAAVYLEQRPPSATKTYGYSRAGVLAAFINAMTLVAIAFYIFYEAGRRLVTPVPVHPGLMIVVAAAGVLLNGVISILLWRSSKDLNIRGAFLHMLGDTLSTAAVIAGGWAILITGQSWIDPALSFGIGAMVLWSSFGIIRETLNILLEGAPRGMDLSHVGREIAAVAGVNDVHDLHVWSIGSESHALSCHISIADIPPSASEAILREVQERLRQKFRIHHTTIQFEHVVCDIAHGCVVIPAQTEGHGHTH; this comes from the coding sequence ATGCAGGCGCACATGCACGACCGGCGAAGAAACCCTTCGCAGGTGCTGAAGGTCTCGCTGGTGGTCACGATGGCCTACATCGTCCTGCTGGTGATTTCTGGCGTGCGCGCGCACAGCCTGGCGCTGCTTTCCGAAGCCGGGCACAACGTCTCCGACTTTTTGGCACTGCTGCTGTCGCTGGCCGCCGTGTACCTGGAACAACGTCCGCCGAGCGCCACCAAGACCTACGGCTACAGCCGCGCCGGAGTCCTCGCGGCCTTCATCAACGCCATGACCCTGGTGGCCATTGCGTTTTACATCTTCTACGAGGCGGGACGCCGGCTGGTGACGCCGGTCCCGGTTCATCCGGGGCTGATGATCGTGGTGGCGGCGGCCGGTGTGCTGCTCAACGGCGTTATCTCCATCCTGCTGTGGCGCAGCAGCAAGGACTTGAACATCCGCGGCGCATTCCTGCACATGCTCGGCGACACCCTTTCCACGGCGGCGGTCATCGCCGGCGGCTGGGCCATTCTGATCACCGGACAAAGCTGGATCGATCCCGCGCTTTCCTTTGGCATTGGCGCCATGGTTTTGTGGTCTTCGTTCGGCATCATTCGCGAAACCCTCAACATCCTGCTCGAAGGCGCGCCGCGCGGCATGGACTTGTCCCACGTGGGTCGCGAGATCGCCGCCGTGGCCGGGGTGAACGACGTGCACGATCTGCATGTCTGGAGCATCGGCAGCGAGTCGCACGCCTTGTCCTGCCACATCAGCATTGCCGATATTCCACCTTCCGCCAGCGAGGCCATCCTGCGCGAGGTGCAAGAGCGGCTACGCCAGAAGTTCCGCATTCATCACACTACCATCCAGTTCGAGCACGTGGTCTGCGACATCGCGCACGGCTGCGTCGTCATCCCCGCGCAAACCGAAGGACACGGGCACACGCATTAA
- a CDS encoding HIT domain-containing protein yields the protein MDYLFTPWRYAYITSAGKTPGCVFCEVVKRDDREALIVHRGEHCFIILNAFPYTSGHVMIVPYGHLDQLQKLPAAAAGEMMFLSQRVETALRAVYRPDGINLGMNIGAAAGAGVAGHIHMHVLPRWIADSNFVSVVGETRILPEDLGTTWERLKQQFDLQP from the coding sequence ATGGATTACCTGTTCACTCCGTGGCGGTACGCGTACATCACCAGCGCCGGCAAAACGCCGGGGTGCGTTTTCTGTGAAGTGGTCAAGCGCGACGACCGGGAAGCGCTCATCGTCCATCGTGGCGAGCATTGCTTCATCATTCTCAACGCATTCCCGTACACCAGCGGGCACGTGATGATCGTGCCCTACGGGCACCTGGACCAACTGCAAAAGCTTCCGGCGGCAGCGGCGGGCGAAATGATGTTCCTCTCCCAGCGTGTGGAGACAGCGCTGCGCGCCGTGTACCGGCCTGACGGCATCAACCTGGGCATGAACATCGGAGCTGCGGCCGGCGCCGGCGTGGCCGGGCACATCCACATGCACGTGCTGCCGCGCTGGATTGCCGACAGCAACTTCGTTTCCGTGGTGGGTGAAACCCGCATCCTGCCCGAGGACCTCGGCACCACGTGGGAGAGGCTGAAGCAGCAGTTCGATTTGCAACCCTGA